From one Shewanella sp. GD04112 genomic stretch:
- a CDS encoding SLC13 family permease has protein sequence MGKLSIKKWLVFSAMLVAVLLAIFPLQQHPSLFSYSASVVLITLLFWSTGFIPPFMAGLIFFALATIFKLIDPSALFSGFGSTAVWLIISGFVIGSAIAESGLSRRLAAVIAPALTMSYPRMIAGLVISAMLLGFVMPSSVGRAVVMLPIGMALAEQLGFSRGSNGRIGIATALALACNMPSLAVLPANIPNMILAGASENLFNVHFGYAEYLFLHFPILGLLKSAIIVVIVVYLFPAKIDKTQMAAATDIEAYDVTKQVKLAVLLIITLLFWITDSWHGINPAWVGLTTAIILLLPKWGIIEPKRFNQSVDFSTVIFVAAALGLGVLVNQSGLGSALGQAFSQYLPLSQGASFLNFMSLSLISTLTGLVATVPGVPTVLTPMAADLANATGFSLPAVLMTQVIGFSTVIFPYQAPPLILAMQLSQESLAHLLKVTLPLALITLLVLMPLDYLWWQLLGWIS, from the coding sequence ATGGGTAAGTTAAGTATTAAAAAATGGCTGGTCTTTAGCGCCATGCTCGTCGCAGTCTTGCTGGCCATATTTCCACTCCAGCAGCACCCATCACTTTTTTCCTACAGCGCATCGGTCGTACTCATCACCCTGTTATTTTGGAGCACCGGCTTTATTCCGCCCTTTATGGCGGGACTGATCTTTTTTGCCTTGGCCACCATTTTTAAACTGATCGACCCCAGTGCGTTGTTCTCGGGATTCGGTTCGACGGCGGTGTGGTTAATTATCTCTGGCTTTGTGATTGGCAGCGCCATTGCAGAATCGGGGTTGAGTCGCCGCCTCGCGGCCGTTATCGCCCCCGCGTTAACTATGAGTTATCCACGCATGATTGCGGGACTCGTCATCAGCGCGATGCTACTGGGATTTGTGATGCCATCCTCGGTTGGGCGCGCGGTAGTGATGCTGCCCATCGGTATGGCCTTGGCCGAGCAACTCGGATTTAGTCGAGGCAGCAATGGCCGGATAGGCATAGCAACCGCCCTAGCACTTGCCTGTAATATGCCAAGCCTTGCGGTGCTGCCCGCCAATATTCCCAATATGATTTTGGCAGGTGCGAGCGAAAACCTGTTTAACGTGCATTTTGGCTATGCTGAGTATCTGTTTCTGCACTTTCCGATTTTAGGTCTGCTCAAATCAGCCATTATCGTGGTGATCGTGGTGTATTTGTTTCCGGCCAAAATTGATAAAACCCAGATGGCGGCAGCGACGGATATCGAAGCGTATGATGTGACCAAGCAAGTTAAACTCGCTGTGTTACTCATCATCACCCTGCTATTTTGGATAACAGACTCATGGCATGGGATCAATCCGGCATGGGTGGGGCTAACGACCGCCATCATCCTCTTGCTGCCGAAATGGGGCATTATTGAGCCAAAACGTTTTAATCAATCAGTTGATTTTTCAACGGTTATCTTTGTTGCCGCCGCGCTAGGATTAGGCGTTTTAGTCAATCAATCTGGGCTAGGTAGCGCGCTCGGCCAAGCATTCAGCCAATACTTACCCTTGTCACAAGGCGCCTCTTTCCTCAACTTTATGTCCTTATCACTGATATCGACCTTAACCGGATTAGTGGCAACCGTGCCTGGTGTGCCTACGGTATTAACCCCAATGGCTGCCGACTTAGCGAATGCGACAGGTTTTTCTCTCCCCGCGGTATTGATGACCCAAGTGATCGGCTTTTCGACGGTGATTTTCCCCTATCAAGCGCCGCCGCTGATTTTGGCGATGCAATTATCTCAGGAGTCCCTCGCCCATCTGCTGAAAGTCACCTTACCCTTAGCGCTGATCACCTTACTAGTGCTGATGCCGCTGGACTACCTCTGGTGGCAGTTATTAGGCTGGATAAGCTAA
- the umuD gene encoding translesion error-prone DNA polymerase V autoproteolytic subunit has product MHMLTQTQYPLFSSSVAAGFPSPAHDYIEHSLDLNELCIKHPTATFFVKVQGDSMVDAGISSGDILVVDRALQATHGDIVVASVDGEFTVKQLQLRPIVQLIPRNPAFKAINIHHDSELNLFGVVTCVVKKFK; this is encoded by the coding sequence ATGCATATGCTCACACAAACACAGTATCCACTTTTTAGCTCCTCCGTTGCGGCTGGATTTCCTTCTCCTGCCCATGATTACATTGAGCATTCACTCGATCTCAATGAACTTTGTATTAAACACCCCACAGCAACATTTTTTGTGAAGGTACAGGGAGACTCAATGGTCGATGCGGGCATTTCGAGTGGCGACATATTAGTGGTGGACAGAGCATTACAGGCTACGCACGGTGATATTGTGGTCGCATCCGTCGATGGTGAGTTTACCGTTAAACAATTGCAGTTACGTCCAATAGTGCAATTAATACCCCGTAATCCGGCATTTAAAGCCATTAACATCCACCATGATTCCGAGCTAAACCTATTTGGTGTTGTCACCTGTGTGGTGAAGAAATTCAAATGA
- the umuC gene encoding translesion error-prone DNA polymerase V subunit UmuC produces MTATLFALVDCNNFYASCERLFRPDLQGKPIVVLSNNDGCVVARSAEAKQLGVKMAVPVYEVMDMIRAHNIAVFSSNYALYADISNRVMTTLEHMVPRVEVYSIDEAFLDLSRLDRCQDITQLAADIRQRIQQWIGISVCVGIGPSKTLAKLANYAAKKYPMTQGVVDLRTTERQRRLMALTPIDEVWGIGRKIAQRLKLMGIHTALQLADAPPKLIRDSFSVTVERTVHELNGIACDDIQQLVATKQQIVSSRSFGERITQFTAMQQAINDYTCRACEKLRVEGQFARTLSVFIRTSYFTEHQPQYSQVLTGNLTYPSDDTRDFIALAQRLLSRLWREGYAYAKAGVMLGDFYAPGVFQLGLFDEVKPQPKSRALMNLLDSVNHSGKAKIQFAGQGLNADWSMKRNQLSPRYTTQWAHIPTVK; encoded by the coding sequence ATGACTGCTACGCTATTTGCCCTCGTCGATTGCAATAACTTCTACGCTTCCTGCGAACGCTTGTTTCGCCCCGATCTTCAAGGCAAACCCATTGTTGTGCTTTCCAATAACGATGGTTGCGTGGTTGCACGCTCAGCAGAGGCGAAACAATTAGGCGTCAAAATGGCCGTCCCCGTGTATGAGGTGATGGACATGATCCGCGCCCATAATATAGCGGTATTTTCCTCCAACTATGCACTTTATGCCGATATTTCAAATCGAGTGATGACCACTCTCGAGCACATGGTGCCAAGGGTAGAAGTCTACTCAATTGATGAGGCTTTTTTAGATTTGTCTCGGCTCGATAGATGCCAAGATATCACTCAGTTAGCCGCGGATATTCGCCAACGGATCCAACAATGGATTGGGATCAGTGTCTGTGTTGGCATAGGTCCGAGTAAAACCTTAGCCAAACTCGCCAATTATGCCGCTAAAAAATATCCCATGACTCAAGGTGTTGTCGATTTACGCACGACGGAACGCCAACGGCGATTAATGGCCTTGACGCCAATTGATGAGGTATGGGGGATTGGCCGAAAAATTGCGCAACGTTTAAAGCTTATGGGTATACATACCGCCCTACAGCTTGCCGATGCCCCACCTAAGCTCATCCGAGACAGCTTCTCGGTCACAGTCGAACGAACTGTGCATGAGCTAAACGGTATTGCCTGTGATGATATTCAACAACTTGTGGCGACAAAACAGCAAATCGTCAGTTCTCGCTCTTTTGGTGAACGCATTACCCAGTTCACGGCAATGCAGCAGGCCATCAATGATTACACCTGTCGAGCCTGCGAAAAACTGCGTGTTGAGGGTCAATTTGCACGTACCCTATCCGTATTTATTCGGACCAGTTATTTCACTGAACATCAACCCCAGTACAGTCAGGTGCTCACAGGCAATTTAACTTATCCCAGTGACGATACCCGCGATTTTATCGCATTAGCGCAGCGGCTCTTGTCTAGGCTTTGGCGTGAAGGATATGCCTATGCCAAGGCGGGCGTCATGCTGGGGGATTTTTATGCGCCAGGTGTGTTTCAACTAGGATTATTTGATGAAGTCAAACCACAGCCAAAAAGTAGAGCCTTAATGAACCTACTGGATAGCGTGAATCACAGCGGTAAAGCCAAGATCCAATTTGCAGGTCAAGGACTTAATGCAGATTGGAGCATGAAGCGTAACCAACTCTCCCCCCGCTACACCACACAGTGGGCACACATTCCGACAGTAAAATAA
- a CDS encoding TonB-dependent receptor produces MTTQTTVARAVRFSLLALVSASVTPQVFAADEAAVIDDKVERIEVTGSRIKRTDLENASPIVVVSAADIEKGGFNSVQDVLGNLSQNSGGSMTQQEVHGFTPAASAVNLRGVGAGRVLTLINGKRVPKYPFGAGGTDSFVDTANIPLGAIERIEILTTGASAIYGSDAMGGVINIILKKDVEQSTFKYRHSDTFDGGLQNNQFSFMTGVSSDKANLTFFAEYEDRQALKASDRPEWGTDIVPGNYYSSYSSYGANLVDSNGKLLKTLSAAECDARGYVMMANGKCGFDRSAQRDFSPEQKRYSTMINLTKDLNDNHQLYSRLDYTHASTYTEIESATVGEDFMFNVSGNNVTIVDELNGLSQVFDKNTAFGGDFAGAADGDYYYTRRMSELGPRTSDFETNNFSFLLGSKGYLTDSIEYDTSWSIARQTVDSTTAGSPTYQSMWNYLTAGTNGNSLLDVISPDDAAMLDFQGGKKGQSTLSSFNAGISGDAFELPAGTVAYAVGVEYGKEWFYDKSDSFTSNGGVIGKGGSSAQGEREQYAGYAEVAVPVIENLTVTLAGRYDYYDDLSDVGGQFSPQVAVEYRPIDNLLLRGLYAETFRAPDMQRLFGEPTAAYSTVIDTPTCEAAGGTGPACEKIDSLPITIGANPELEAETGKNYNLGIVWDYNDLNLTLDYWIVEIDNLVNSPSAQYILDHSDAFADKIFRDASGKLIQVNTQAINMSSQETSGIDFSVGYRYETSGYGDVTARLEGTYLLKWEEQLTPDSEPLDLIDGDGSAPQIRGNLNLGWNYDDFATNLLVKYTDSMNGQRKEAFINNGLADKYAVTIDSHVEVNWAASYMLTDAIKFSGGINNIFDAGPEIDETQNSWPHYPRSYYNVVGREYYLAVEMNF; encoded by the coding sequence ATGACTACGCAAACAACCGTGGCACGTGCGGTTCGTTTTAGTTTACTCGCTTTGGTCTCCGCCTCGGTGACACCGCAAGTATTTGCCGCCGATGAAGCGGCCGTTATCGATGATAAAGTGGAGCGTATCGAAGTCACGGGTTCACGTATTAAACGTACCGATCTTGAAAATGCCTCCCCTATCGTGGTGGTGAGCGCAGCAGATATCGAAAAAGGCGGCTTTAACTCAGTGCAAGACGTGTTAGGTAACCTGTCGCAAAACTCCGGTGGGTCGATGACCCAGCAGGAAGTGCACGGCTTTACTCCAGCGGCATCGGCCGTCAACCTGCGTGGTGTGGGCGCTGGCCGCGTACTGACATTAATCAATGGCAAACGTGTGCCTAAATATCCGTTTGGTGCTGGTGGTACAGACAGCTTTGTCGATACCGCTAACATTCCGTTAGGGGCCATTGAACGCATCGAGATTTTAACCACGGGCGCCTCGGCAATTTACGGCTCAGATGCGATGGGCGGTGTAATTAACATCATCTTGAAAAAAGACGTTGAACAAAGCACCTTCAAATACCGTCACTCTGATACCTTCGATGGTGGTCTGCAAAATAACCAGTTCTCCTTTATGACGGGTGTCAGCAGTGATAAAGCGAACCTGACCTTCTTCGCCGAATATGAAGATCGCCAAGCGTTAAAAGCCTCGGATCGTCCTGAATGGGGGACCGATATTGTTCCGGGTAACTACTATTCCAGCTACAGCTCCTATGGCGCCAACCTTGTGGATAGCAATGGTAAATTACTCAAGACCTTAAGCGCCGCAGAATGTGATGCGCGCGGCTATGTGATGATGGCCAATGGTAAGTGTGGGTTCGATCGCTCCGCACAGCGCGACTTTTCGCCTGAGCAAAAACGCTATTCAACCATGATCAACCTCACCAAAGACTTAAACGACAATCATCAGCTGTATTCGCGCCTCGATTACACCCATGCCTCGACCTACACTGAGATTGAATCGGCAACGGTCGGCGAAGATTTTATGTTCAACGTATCGGGCAATAACGTCACTATTGTTGATGAACTCAATGGGTTATCTCAAGTCTTCGATAAAAATACCGCCTTCGGCGGAGATTTTGCCGGCGCTGCCGATGGGGACTATTACTACACTCGCCGTATGTCGGAGTTAGGTCCACGCACCTCTGATTTTGAGACCAATAACTTCTCCTTCTTATTAGGCAGCAAAGGTTACCTCACCGATTCAATCGAGTACGACACCTCGTGGTCGATTGCGCGCCAAACGGTAGACTCCACCACCGCAGGTTCACCCACCTACCAAAGCATGTGGAATTACCTCACCGCAGGCACAAACGGCAATTCGCTGCTGGATGTGATTTCACCGGACGATGCCGCAATGCTGGATTTCCAAGGTGGTAAGAAGGGGCAATCTACCCTATCGAGCTTCAACGCGGGGATCAGTGGCGATGCCTTTGAATTACCAGCAGGCACAGTGGCTTATGCCGTGGGCGTCGAATACGGTAAAGAATGGTTCTACGATAAGTCCGATAGCTTCACCAGCAATGGTGGCGTGATTGGCAAAGGCGGCAGCAGCGCCCAAGGTGAACGTGAGCAATATGCAGGTTATGCCGAAGTCGCCGTGCCTGTGATTGAAAACCTCACCGTCACCCTTGCGGGCCGTTACGACTACTATGACGATTTATCCGATGTCGGCGGTCAATTCAGCCCACAAGTCGCAGTCGAGTATCGCCCGATTGATAATCTGTTGTTACGCGGTCTGTATGCAGAAACCTTCCGAGCGCCAGACATGCAGCGCTTATTTGGTGAACCAACGGCAGCCTATAGCACAGTGATCGACACTCCAACCTGTGAGGCCGCGGGTGGCACGGGCCCTGCCTGTGAGAAGATTGACTCACTGCCAATTACTATCGGTGCAAACCCAGAACTTGAAGCGGAAACCGGTAAAAACTATAACCTCGGCATTGTGTGGGATTATAACGATCTCAATTTAACCTTGGACTACTGGATTGTTGAAATCGATAACCTAGTCAATAGCCCAAGCGCCCAGTATATCTTGGATCACTCTGATGCCTTCGCCGATAAGATTTTCCGCGATGCAAGCGGCAAGTTAATTCAAGTGAATACTCAAGCCATCAACATGTCATCCCAAGAAACTTCGGGTATCGACTTCTCGGTGGGCTATCGCTATGAGACTTCAGGCTACGGCGATGTCACCGCCCGCTTAGAAGGCACCTATTTATTGAAGTGGGAGGAGCAATTAACCCCAGATTCAGAGCCTTTAGATCTGATCGATGGTGACGGCTCTGCCCCGCAAATCCGTGGTAACTTAAATCTGGGTTGGAACTACGATGACTTCGCTACCAACCTGCTGGTCAAGTACACCGACAGCATGAATGGCCAGCGTAAAGAGGCATTCATTAACAATGGGTTAGCGGATAAATATGCCGTCACTATCGATAGCCATGTCGAAGTGAACTGGGCCGCCAGCTATATGTTAACCGATGCGATTAAGTTCTCCGGCGGGATTAATAATATCTTCGATGCAGGCCCTGAGATTGATGAAACCCAAAACTCTTGGCCGCACTATCCACGTTCTTACTACAACGTTGTTGGGCGTGAATATTATTTAG